One Candidatus Aminicenantes bacterium DNA window includes the following coding sequences:
- a CDS encoding methylmalonyl-CoA mutase (MDM; functions in conversion of succinate to propionate) — translation DVDRFAPRLSFFWAQGMNHFMEVAKMRAARLIWARMIHSFSPSDPKSMALRTHSQTSGWSLQEQDPFNNVVRTCIEAMAAAMGHTQSLHTNSLDEAIALPTDFSARIARNTQLYLQDETGICRTVDPWGGSYYMESLTRELLQRGWAHIQEVESVGGMTRAIEKGIPQMRIEEASARRQARIDSGREVIVGLNRHRLDKEDPIEILEVDNPAVRRSQVRRLEELKKNRDHKKVRENLKAITRCAQTGEGNLLALAVEAARSRATLGEISDAIEAVAGRYQAMTKTISGVYIREYQHGETDQMVAEVRALTDAFAESEGRRPRILVAKMGQDGHDRGAKVVATAYADMGFDVDLGPLFQTPEETARQAVENDVHVVGMSSLAAGHKTLLPRLVEELRKLGREDIIVVCGGVIPAQDYEFLYSHGAAAIFGPGTRIPLAGRRIMEEIRKRFT, via the coding sequence TCCATGGCGCTGCGCACCCACTCCCAGACCTCGGGGTGGAGCCTGCAGGAACAGGACCCGTTCAACAACGTGGTGCGCACCTGCATCGAGGCCATGGCGGCGGCCATGGGGCATACCCAGTCGCTGCACACCAACTCCCTGGACGAGGCGATCGCGCTGCCCACCGATTTTTCCGCCCGCATCGCGCGCAACACCCAGTTGTATCTGCAGGATGAAACCGGGATCTGCCGCACCGTGGACCCCTGGGGCGGCTCCTACTACATGGAGTCCCTGACCCGGGAATTGCTGCAACGCGGCTGGGCCCACATCCAGGAAGTGGAATCCGTGGGCGGAATGACCCGCGCCATCGAAAAGGGAATTCCCCAGATGCGCATCGAGGAAGCATCGGCCCGGCGCCAGGCACGCATCGATTCCGGCCGGGAAGTGATCGTTGGCCTCAATCGTCACCGCCTGGACAAAGAAGACCCCATTGAAATTCTGGAAGTCGACAACCCGGCGGTGCGACGTTCCCAGGTGCGGCGCCTGGAAGAGCTGAAGAAAAATCGCGATCATAAAAAGGTCCGGGAAAACTTGAAAGCCATTACCCGCTGCGCGCAGACCGGGGAAGGCAACCTGCTGGCCCTGGCAGTGGAAGCCGCGCGCAGCCGGGCCACGCTGGGGGAAATTTCTGATGCCATCGAAGCGGTGGCGGGACGGTACCAGGCCATGACCAAGACCATATCCGGAGTGTACATACGCGAATACCAACACGGGGAAACGGACCAGATGGTGGCCGAAGTCCGCGCCCTGACCGATGCCTTTGCCGAATCCGAGGGCCGTAGGCCGCGCATCCTTGTCGCCAAGATGGGCCAGGACGGCCACGACCGCGGCGCCAAGGTAGTGGCCACCGCCTACGCGGACATGGGCTTTGACGTGGACCTCGGCCCCTTGTTCCAGACACCCGAAGAGACGGCGCGCCAGGCGGTTGAAAACGATGTCCACGTGGTGGGCATGAGTTCATTGGCCGCCGGGCATAAAACCCTGTTGCCACGACTGGTGGAAGAGTTGCGCAAGCTCGGCCGCGAAGACATCATCGTGGTCTGCGGCGGCGTGATCCCGGCCCAGGATTACGAATTCCTTTACAGCCACGGCGCCGCGGCCATTTTCGGACCCGGCACCCGCATCCCCCTGGCGGGCAGGCGGATCATGGAAGAGATCCGCAAACGTTTCACCTGA